A genomic region of Ignavibacteria bacterium contains the following coding sequences:
- a CDS encoding DUF4905 domain-containing protein: MSKIQKLFSFNQGRNIWRIILTDLEQIIIEERDVQKKEVYFSCIDRVNGNFFWKNKTFLDEKFWIGIESTISKYLILHQFEKPDMPNHKKIINVDLNSGEILWVNDDLTFFNIDENYVYGYIPQFDKNEFFKLSIEDGKVVSNLGGDDEARAVLNSINEKDYSRYQFTQMLSGSDGEEEISSLINRFLPNSSYLNFCEYIDRRDLLIFNVYDKIEPRSLINRLIVFDKIEEKPILIETLNSSTPAPVPDSFFMYDDDLYFIKDKMELVGYRINP, translated from the coding sequence ATGTCCAAAATCCAAAAACTATTTTCATTTAATCAGGGCAGAAATATCTGGAGAATTATTCTAACTGACCTTGAACAGATTATAATTGAGGAAAGGGATGTTCAAAAAAAGGAAGTCTACTTTTCTTGCATTGACAGAGTAAATGGAAATTTTTTCTGGAAAAATAAAACCTTCCTCGACGAGAAATTCTGGATTGGTATTGAAAGCACAATCTCTAAATATCTTATTCTTCATCAATTCGAAAAACCTGATATGCCAAATCACAAAAAAATTATAAATGTTGATCTTAACTCGGGTGAAATATTATGGGTGAACGATGATTTAACTTTTTTCAACATCGATGAGAATTATGTGTACGGTTACATTCCTCAGTTTGATAAAAACGAGTTCTTTAAGTTATCCATTGAAGATGGAAAAGTTGTAAGCAATCTCGGAGGCGATGATGAAGCTAGAGCAGTTTTGAATTCTATTAACGAAAAAGATTATTCCAGATATCAATTCACGCAAATGTTAAGCGGGTCAGATGGCGAAGAAGAAATTTCCAGCTTAATCAATCGATTTTTACCGAATAGTTCATACTTAAATTTTTGTGAGTATATTGATCGAAGAGATTTATTGATTTTTAATGTTTATGATAAAATTGAACCACGCAGTTTGATAAACAGATTAATAGTTTTCGACAAGATAGAAGAAAAACCAATTTTAATTGAAACACTTAATAGCTCTACTCCTGCCCCAGTTCCTGACTCGTTTTTTATGTATGATGATGATTTATATTTTATAAAAGATAAAATGGAACTCGTTGGTTATAGAATAAATCCATAG
- a CDS encoding cytochrome P460 family protein encodes MQTLKHKLFYIFIALTAFGFLALNQSGTDVPYPEGYRGWTHIKSMVLEKGHPLYEAFGGIHHIYANKTALAGYKSGNKFKDGSVIVFDLFEAVSEDNAITEGKRKVVGVMVKNSKKYKNTGGWGFEGFAGDTRERVVKNMEGECFACHMQVKDKDFVFSEYRK; translated from the coding sequence ATGCAAACCTTAAAACACAAACTTTTCTATATTTTCATAGCTCTAACTGCTTTTGGATTCTTAGCATTAAATCAAAGTGGAACAGATGTTCCGTATCCAGAGGGATATAGAGGATGGACTCATATCAAATCAATGGTTCTTGAAAAAGGGCATCCTCTCTATGAAGCCTTTGGTGGAATTCACCACATCTACGCAAATAAAACCGCACTCGCTGGGTATAAATCTGGCAATAAGTTCAAAGACGGCTCAGTGATTGTCTTTGATCTTTTTGAAGCCGTCTCAGAAGACAATGCAATCACAGAAGGAAAAAGGAAAGTTGTAGGCGTAATGGTAAAGAATTCGAAAAAATATAAAAACACTGGCGGCTGGGGATTTGAAGGATTTGCCGGTGATACGAGGGAGAGAGTTGTAAAAAATATGGAAGGTGAATGTTTCGCTTGTCATATGCAGGTAAAAGATAAAGATTTTGTTTTCAGTGAGTACAGAAAATAA
- a CDS encoding nitronate monooxygenase, whose translation MKNRITDLFEIEYPIIQAGMVWVSGYKLAVAVSECGGLGLIGAGSMKPDLLREHIQKAKAQTSKPFGVNIPLLRGDAEDLINVVIEENVKIVFTSAGHPGKFIDKLKRNQIKVVHVVPSVKYAKKAEEVGCDAIVGEGYEAGGHNGFDEITTFCLIPMLVESVRIPVIAAGGIATGKQIAAALALGAEGVQIGTRFAATFESSAHENYKRKIVEAEDNGTVIGFRKIGLVRMIKNNFALRAIEAEKNCADEKELREIWGEKRERLGIFEGDTEEGALEAGQSAGLIKEILPVKRVFEKLLEDFDQTALNLLRMV comes from the coding sequence ATTAAAAATCGCATCACCGACCTCTTTGAAATTGAATATCCTATCATTCAGGCTGGAATGGTCTGGGTTTCTGGTTACAAATTAGCCGTAGCAGTGAGCGAGTGCGGAGGGCTTGGACTTATCGGTGCAGGTTCTATGAAACCTGATCTTCTGAGAGAACATATCCAGAAAGCAAAGGCTCAAACTTCAAAACCGTTTGGAGTTAATATTCCGCTGCTTCGCGGAGATGCAGAAGACTTGATAAATGTTGTAATCGAAGAAAATGTAAAGATTGTTTTCACATCGGCTGGGCATCCAGGAAAGTTCATTGATAAATTAAAAAGAAATCAAATAAAAGTTGTGCATGTTGTTCCGTCTGTAAAATATGCAAAGAAAGCAGAAGAAGTTGGTTGCGATGCAATTGTCGGGGAAGGATATGAAGCAGGTGGACATAATGGCTTTGATGAAATCACAACTTTCTGTCTAATTCCAATGCTTGTAGAAAGTGTAAGAATTCCTGTAATTGCTGCTGGTGGAATTGCAACTGGTAAACAGATTGCTGCTGCATTAGCTCTTGGTGCTGAGGGAGTTCAGATCGGGACAAGATTTGCTGCAACTTTCGAATCATCAGCTCATGAAAATTATAAACGAAAAATTGTTGAAGCTGAAGATAATGGAACGGTGATTGGATTTAGAAAAATTGGACTTGTTAGGATGATTAAAAATAATTTTGCATTACGAGCAATTGAAGCAGAAAAAAATTGTGCCGATGAAAAAGAATTAAGGGAGATCTGGGGCGAAAAACGAGAACGACTTGGCATTTTTGAAGGTGATACCGAAGAGGGCGCACTTGAAGCAGGGCAATCAGCAGGTTTGATTAAAGAAATTCTTCCTGTAAAAAGAGTTTTTGAGAAATTATTAGAGGATTTTGATCAGACAGCCTTAAATCTCTTAAGAATGGTCTAA
- a CDS encoding NAD(P)H-dependent glycerol-3-phosphate dehydrogenase, translating to MNVAVLGAGGWGTTLSILLHDNGHKITLYEYKPDYAEFLRQKRINEIYLPDVKIPEEIEITSNLDNATKSRHIIVLAVPTQYLRGVLEKIKYDSIKNSVIVNVAKGIEISTLKRVSEIIKDVFPAIDEAQISTLSGPSHAEEVARKIPTAVVVGSKSIETARFVQNEFMNPYFRVYATTDIVGVELGGSLKNVIAIGAGICDGAGFGDNTKAAIMTRGIAEISRLGVALGAKPETFSGLSGMGDVIVTCMSKYSRNRYVGEQIGKGRKLKDILAEMEMVAEGVTTAKSVYQLSQKVNVDVPICIEVYRILYEDKDPILATTELMTRRPKEESI from the coding sequence ATGAATGTAGCTGTTCTTGGAGCGGGTGGTTGGGGAACCACCCTCTCTATTTTGCTTCATGATAATGGACACAAAATAACTCTTTATGAATACAAACCAGATTATGCTGAATTCCTTCGACAGAAAAGAATTAATGAAATTTACCTGCCCGATGTAAAAATACCCGAAGAGATTGAAATCACCTCTAATCTTGATAATGCAACAAAAAGCCGACATATAATCGTTTTAGCTGTTCCAACTCAATACTTAAGAGGCGTACTGGAAAAAATTAAATATGATTCTATAAAGAATTCGGTCATTGTGAATGTTGCGAAAGGAATAGAGATATCAACATTAAAACGAGTATCTGAAATCATTAAGGATGTTTTTCCCGCAATCGATGAGGCTCAAATTTCAACACTCTCAGGACCAAGTCACGCCGAAGAAGTTGCCAGAAAAATTCCAACTGCAGTTGTTGTCGGATCAAAATCAATTGAAACTGCAAGATTTGTTCAGAATGAATTTATGAATCCTTATTTCCGTGTTTATGCGACAACTGATATTGTTGGAGTTGAGCTCGGTGGGTCATTAAAAAATGTAATTGCAATTGGTGCTGGTATTTGCGATGGTGCTGGATTTGGTGATAATACTAAAGCCGCAATTATGACGCGTGGTATTGCCGAAATTTCTCGATTGGGAGTTGCTCTCGGTGCAAAACCTGAAACATTTTCAGGTTTATCTGGAATGGGTGATGTAATTGTAACCTGTATGAGCAAATATTCAAGAAATAGATATGTCGGTGAACAAATCGGCAAAGGGAGAAAATTAAAAGATATTTTAGCTGAAATGGAAATGGTCGCTGAAGGTGTAACGACTGCTAAAAGTGTTTATCAACTCTCACAAAAAGTTAATGTCGATGTTCCAATTTGTATTGAAGTTTATAGAATTCTCTACGAAGACAAAGATCCAATTCTTGCAACAACTGAACTAATGACCCGCAGACCAAAAGAAGAAAGTATTTAG
- the plsY gene encoding glycerol-3-phosphate 1-O-acyltransferase PlsY: MLTIILILLLSYLVGSIPTAIIVSKLAAGIDIRNYGSGNAGGTNVFRVLGWKYGILVMLFDAFKGVVAVVFIARLFFLTEMPFDNPTPFDDFTFVQLLAGIFAVIGHVFTVFAGFRGGKGMATAVGMAASLMTIDVLIAAAVFLLMLIKFRYVSLGSISAAVALPIILFIRENIFHVHIEGYTTLISFSIFIAIFIIYTHRSNIKRLIEGTENRIKRIPLIQKKSE, encoded by the coding sequence ATGTTAACAATAATATTGATTCTGCTTTTATCATATCTTGTAGGTTCAATTCCGACAGCGATAATTGTGAGTAAATTAGCTGCCGGCATTGATATAAGAAATTATGGAAGTGGAAATGCGGGTGGAACAAATGTCTTTCGTGTTTTAGGATGGAAATATGGAATTCTTGTTATGCTGTTTGATGCTTTTAAAGGTGTAGTTGCGGTTGTATTTATTGCACGACTTTTTTTCTTAACCGAAATGCCTTTTGATAATCCAACACCCTTCGATGATTTTACTTTTGTCCAATTACTTGCAGGGATTTTTGCTGTGATAGGTCATGTGTTTACTGTTTTTGCAGGTTTTCGCGGCGGAAAAGGAATGGCTACTGCCGTTGGAATGGCAGCGAGTTTAATGACCATAGATGTTTTAATTGCTGCTGCAGTTTTTCTTTTAATGTTGATTAAATTTAGATATGTGTCCTTAGGATCGATCAGTGCAGCAGTTGCTCTTCCAATAATTCTCTTCATTAGAGAAAATATCTTTCATGTACATATTGAAGGTTACACTACACTTATCTCCTTTTCAATATTTATTGCAATCTTCATTATTTATACTCATCGCTCTAACATTAAAAGGTTAATTGAAGGAACGGAAAATCGAATAAAGAGAATACCTCTCATTCAAAAAAAATCTGAGTAA
- the ispD gene encoding 2-C-methyl-D-erythritol 4-phosphate cytidylyltransferase has product MKTIVIIPAAGSGKRFLSDTPKQFLKINGKEILVHTILKFQKAKRVDKIIVSVNKDYIDRCKKLIKKFKLTKVIDIVEGGKERQDSVYLALKSIKAEPNDLICVHDAVRPLISSKDIDELIEFASKKKAVIAAKKAVDTVKTGFSFVETTLDRDKIWLVETPQIFTYKILSEAFAKAYEEGFLGTDESSLVERLGVKVYFYQIQSENRKITLRKDLEFAKLFLK; this is encoded by the coding sequence GTGAAAACAATCGTAATTATTCCAGCTGCTGGTTCCGGTAAAAGATTTTTGTCCGACACCCCCAAACAATTTTTGAAAATCAATGGTAAAGAAATTCTTGTTCATACAATCTTGAAATTTCAAAAGGCTAAGAGAGTTGATAAAATTATTGTTTCAGTAAATAAAGATTACATTGATCGATGTAAAAAGCTTATTAAAAAATTTAAGCTAACGAAAGTAATTGATATAGTTGAAGGTGGAAAGGAAAGACAGGATTCAGTTTACTTAGCATTAAAGTCTATCAAAGCTGAACCTAATGATTTAATTTGTGTTCACGATGCGGTTCGACCGCTTATTTCATCAAAAGATATTGATGAGTTAATTGAATTTGCGAGTAAAAAGAAAGCTGTGATAGCTGCAAAAAAAGCTGTAGATACCGTAAAAACTGGTTTTAGTTTTGTCGAAACTACTCTTGATCGTGATAAAATCTGGCTTGTTGAAACACCACAAATTTTTACTTATAAAATTCTGAGCGAAGCATTCGCCAAAGCTTACGAAGAAGGTTTTTTAGGTACAGATGAGTCATCGCTTGTTGAAAGACTCGGAGTTAAAGTTTACTTTTATCAAATTCAAAGTGAAAATCGAAAAATCACTTTGAGAAAAGACTTAGAGTTTGCTAAACTTTTTCTTAAATAA
- the queA gene encoding tRNA preQ1(34) S-adenosylmethionine ribosyltransferase-isomerase QueA — MAGFDLSDRELKLSDFKYVLPKNLIAKFPVTPRDKCRLMVLHRETQEIEDKKFSDIVDYFQKGDCLVVNQTKVFPARLFGRKEKTGAKIEVLLLRELNSQDKIWDVIVEPARKVRIGNKIYFDEGLVCEIIDNTTSRGRTIRFLTDKDVFEIVEKIGTVPLPPYIKRDPVPADKKNYQTVYAKVAGSVAAPTAGLHFTTQLLKKIEKKGVKIVPVILHIGLGTFRPVEVEDLTKHRMDSEFYEIPESTSEVINKTKLNRGRVFAVGTSTVRALETSVTASRLSAPNRGWTDKFIFPPYDFKIVDALVTNFHAPESTLLMLVAAFAGYDFTMKAYKKAIKDGYRFLSYGDAMLIL, encoded by the coding sequence ATGGCAGGATTTGATTTAAGCGATAGAGAATTAAAATTATCAGATTTTAAATATGTTTTACCGAAGAACTTAATTGCAAAATTCCCTGTAACGCCGAGAGACAAATGCCGTTTGATGGTATTACACAGAGAAACTCAAGAAATTGAAGATAAAAAGTTCAGTGATATTGTTGATTATTTCCAAAAAGGTGATTGTCTGGTTGTAAATCAAACTAAAGTTTTTCCTGCAAGACTTTTTGGAAGGAAAGAGAAAACAGGTGCAAAGATAGAAGTTCTACTTCTAAGGGAATTAAATTCGCAGGATAAAATCTGGGATGTTATTGTTGAACCAGCAAGAAAAGTCAGAATAGGAAATAAAATTTATTTTGACGAAGGACTTGTCTGTGAGATTATTGATAATACAACATCTCGCGGTAGAACTATTCGCTTCTTAACCGATAAAGATGTTTTTGAAATAGTTGAAAAAATTGGAACAGTACCTCTTCCTCCTTACATTAAACGTGATCCAGTACCAGCTGATAAGAAAAATTATCAGACTGTTTATGCTAAAGTTGCTGGCTCAGTTGCTGCTCCAACTGCGGGATTGCACTTCACAACTCAACTATTAAAAAAGATCGAAAAGAAAGGTGTAAAAATTGTTCCTGTTATTTTGCATATTGGACTCGGAACATTTCGACCAGTTGAAGTTGAAGATTTAACCAAACATCGAATGGATTCTGAATTTTATGAAATTCCAGAATCTACTTCTGAAGTAATCAATAAAACAAAATTAAACAGAGGAAGAGTGTTTGCTGTAGGTACAAGTACTGTAAGAGCACTTGAAACAAGTGTAACAGCAAGCCGACTATCTGCACCTAATCGAGGCTGGACAGATAAATTCATCTTTCCTCCATATGATTTTAAAATAGTTGATGCTTTAGTAACTAATTTTCATGCACCGGAATCAACTTTATTAATGCTTGTTGCTGCCTTTGCTGGTTATGATTTTACTATGAAAGCTTACAAGAAAGCTATCAAAGATGGGTATCGCTTCTTAAGTTATGGCGATGCAATGTTAATCTTGTAA
- a CDS encoding pyruvate, phosphate dikinase, whose translation MAKAVKKYVYFFGGKKAEGRADMKELLGGKGANLAEMVNIGLPVPAGFTITTEVCTYFYKHNKTYPKELEKQVKDALKKVEQIMGAKFGDPENPLLVSVRSGARASMPGMMDTVLNLGLNDETVQGLIKKTNNPRFAYDSYRRFVQMYGDVVLGLKPQKKDEIDPFEAIIERKKHERGITQDIELTTDDLKELVEEFKAEIKAKTGHDFPTDPWEQLWGAIGAVFGSWNNERAKAYRKLNNIPEDWGTAVNVQAMVFGNMGEDSLTGVAFTRDPATGENEFYGEYLTNAQGEDVVAGIRTPLPIKTLKETKPEIYNQLERIRKILEKHYKDMMDIEFTVQQGKLWMLQCRVGKRTGFAAVTMAVDMVNEKLITKEEAIRRIEPDQLNQLLRPIFDHNEKRKAIEEGRLVAKGLNAGPGAATGRVVFSAPDAEEWAKKGEKVILVRIETSPEDIRGMNAAEGILTARGGMTSHAALVARQMGKVCVAGCGDLEIDYTAQQMKIKNKDIVIKQGDYISLDGTTGEVFLGKIETKPSEIIQVLIQKTLDPKDAPVYQKYADLMSWADKLRRLKVRTNADTPEQSKNAIAFGAEGIGLCRTEHMFFEGDRIQAVREMILADTVEGRKAALNKLLPLQRGDFEGIFEVMEGRPVTIRTLDPPLHEFLPHEDKDIQELADRMGMSFEAVKNKIESMKEFNPMLGFRGCRLGISYPEITEMQARAIFEAACNVKKRGIKVFPEIMIPLVGHVNELKLQEKIVRRVAEEVMNEMGEKIEYTIGTMVELPRACVTAHEIAQVAEFFSFGTNDLTQTTFGLSRDDSGKFLPAYVEHDILPRDPFESIDINGVGELMKIGVEKGRSTRPKLKVGICGEHGGEPDSVMFCHRIGLDYVSCSPFRVPIARLAAARAVVLEKMSQPKAVAKKTAKVKKTVNKKSGKK comes from the coding sequence CTTTTAGGCGGTAAAGGTGCCAATCTCGCTGAAATGGTAAATATCGGTCTACCAGTTCCAGCAGGTTTTACAATTACCACTGAAGTCTGTACATATTTCTACAAACACAATAAAACATATCCAAAAGAACTTGAGAAACAAGTTAAAGATGCTCTCAAAAAAGTTGAGCAAATTATGGGAGCCAAATTTGGCGATCCCGAAAATCCATTGCTCGTGTCCGTTCGTTCTGGTGCACGTGCTTCAATGCCAGGAATGATGGATACAGTTCTTAATCTTGGTTTGAACGATGAGACCGTTCAGGGACTAATCAAAAAAACTAACAACCCAAGATTCGCTTACGACTCTTATCGCAGATTTGTGCAAATGTATGGTGATGTAGTTTTAGGATTGAAACCTCAAAAGAAAGATGAAATTGATCCATTTGAAGCAATTATAGAAAGAAAGAAACACGAACGAGGAATTACTCAGGACATTGAATTAACAACCGACGATTTGAAAGAGTTAGTCGAAGAGTTCAAAGCTGAAATAAAAGCAAAAACTGGACACGATTTCCCAACAGATCCATGGGAACAACTCTGGGGTGCAATTGGTGCTGTTTTTGGTTCTTGGAATAACGAAAGAGCAAAAGCATATCGTAAATTAAATAACATTCCAGAAGATTGGGGAACTGCTGTTAATGTTCAGGCAATGGTCTTTGGAAATATGGGTGAAGACTCATTAACTGGCGTTGCATTTACTCGTGACCCCGCCACAGGTGAAAATGAATTTTATGGTGAGTATTTAACCAATGCACAGGGTGAAGATGTTGTTGCAGGAATTAGAACTCCGCTTCCAATTAAAACATTAAAAGAAACCAAGCCCGAAATTTATAACCAGCTTGAAAGAATTAGAAAAATTCTTGAAAAGCATTATAAAGATATGATGGACATCGAGTTTACTGTTCAACAGGGTAAACTCTGGATGTTGCAGTGCCGTGTTGGAAAACGAACAGGATTTGCTGCTGTTACTATGGCAGTTGATATGGTTAATGAAAAATTAATCACGAAAGAAGAAGCTATTCGCAGAATTGAACCAGATCAACTTAATCAGTTATTAAGACCAATCTTTGATCACAATGAAAAAAGAAAAGCAATTGAAGAAGGAAGATTAGTCGCAAAAGGATTAAACGCTGGTCCTGGTGCAGCAACCGGTCGAGTCGTTTTCAGTGCTCCTGATGCAGAAGAATGGGCAAAGAAAGGTGAAAAAGTAATTTTAGTTAGAATTGAAACTTCACCAGAAGATATTCGAGGAATGAATGCTGCGGAAGGTATTTTAACAGCTCGTGGTGGAATGACTTCACACGCTGCACTTGTTGCCCGTCAAATGGGTAAAGTATGCGTTGCCGGCTGCGGTGATCTCGAAATTGATTACACTGCACAACAAATGAAAATTAAAAATAAAGACATTGTGATCAAGCAAGGCGATTACATCTCACTTGATGGAACTACTGGTGAAGTCTTCTTAGGTAAGATTGAAACAAAACCTTCAGAAATTATTCAGGTACTGATTCAAAAAACTCTTGATCCAAAAGATGCACCAGTTTATCAAAAATATGCCGACCTGATGAGCTGGGCAGATAAATTGAGAAGATTAAAAGTTAGAACCAATGCTGATACACCAGAACAATCCAAGAATGCGATTGCTTTTGGTGCTGAAGGAATTGGACTTTGCAGAACGGAACATATGTTCTTTGAAGGTGATCGAATTCAAGCAGTGCGTGAGATGATTCTTGCTGATACTGTTGAAGGTAGAAAAGCTGCTCTTAATAAATTACTTCCACTTCAAAGAGGAGACTTTGAAGGCATCTTTGAAGTAATGGAAGGAAGACCTGTTACAATTAGAACACTCGATCCACCATTACACGAATTCTTGCCTCATGAAGATAAAGACATTCAGGAACTTGCTGATAGAATGGGAATGTCATTCGAAGCAGTTAAGAATAAAATTGAAAGTATGAAAGAGTTCAATCCGATGTTAGGTTTCCGTGGATGCCGACTTGGAATTAGTTATCCCGAGATTACTGAAATGCAAGCTCGTGCAATCTTTGAAGCAGCTTGTAATGTGAAGAAGAGAGGAATTAAAGTATTCCCTGAAATAATGATTCCTCTTGTAGGTCATGTTAATGAATTGAAACTTCAAGAAAAGATTGTGCGTAGAGTTGCCGAAGAAGTAATGAATGAAATGGGCGAGAAGATTGAATATACAATTGGTACAATGGTTGAATTACCAAGAGCTTGCGTTACTGCTCACGAAATTGCTCAGGTCGCTGAATTCTTCTCATTTGGAACTAATGATTTAACTCAAACAACTTTTGGTTTATCCAGAGATGATTCTGGAAAATTCTTGCCAGCATATGTCGAGCATGATATTTTACCGAGAGATCCATTCGAATCGATTGATATAAATGGCGTCGGTGAATTAATGAAAATTGGTGTTGAGAAAGGAAGATCAACAAGACCAAAACTTAAAGTTGGAATTTGTGGCGAGCACGGCGGTGAACCCGATTCAGTTATGTTCTGCCATAGAATTGGTCTTGATTATGTAAGCTGTTCACCATTTAGAGTTCCAATTGCAAGACTTGCTGCTGCAAGAGCAGTTGTTCTTGAAAAAATGTCACAGCCTAAAGCTGTAGCAAAGAAAACTGCTAAAGTGAAAAAGACCGTTAACAAAAAATCAGGAAAGAAATAA